The window AACGAAATGTAATACCATTCAGATACAAGAACAtcatatttaaaagaaaaaagaaatctattatatatctaatacaaCAATTTTGAGTAAATTAATTCAACATGACTAATATACCCTTTGCTCattacacatattttaatatatataaaagttattattgacttttaatactaaCGTATTTATTATACATCAATGTCTAAGCGatgtatttattatacattaatgtctaagtattaatatacattaattataacattatcattatttgaaattattttaattattttttttgagtaatattataatgacatatatctaatcatttttaaaattttaaattttctccacaaattttgtaaattttaatattctacctatttttgactgattaatccagttttgatcaattaatcatcgatttaatCGATTTTACCAAATCGTATTAAAAATTCGTCTGGTTATCGATTATTCGTTTAATCggccgatttttagaatatttaattattgtgatttaataaaataatatatgatttaatagaattatatatatgattttttaactaTACGACAAAGACTGTGATTCGACAAGaatcttgtttgtttttatcaaattttcaataattttaggtgaatgataatttaattatataataaaattttaaatagtgtatatttttttatatttatattttaataaatatcatcataatgaggatatatgtacatttagatatcaagataatatgacttaaaatacaagtacatataaaatttaaattatttttgtaatataaataatctcaatttcttaaaaaaaataataaaaaatattacaatatatcaaaaaaataatttaaagcaacCCGGGCAAGCAcgggttaagaagctagttAAAGTAAtacatgaaattatattttatattttgtttaaaatgcATGTGAAGCCTTCCTCAATTTCAAAAGCAAACAATCGAGACGGTGGGAGTATTACTTTTTCACTTATGCCATAAGCGTTGCTAAAACAGACATATGAAATTTCCTGCATCACCACATTTGTGAAACAGAACAATGATACGCAACTCAGAAGTTTGTTTCCTGTTTTTGAAAACATGATACCAAGTTGAGGTGGTCAAAAAGAGACGCTGATAATCATCAGGGATACACAAAGTATTATCCACTCTGGTGTAAAATTTACATGGTCCATCTGAAAAATGAACAATTATCAGCTGCAAGCCTACCATTGGATTATTACACATATAGGTGTAAATGGTAGCAGATTTTGAAGGGCATTCATCAGAAACAGTAATGGAAGCAGATACTACAAAAAGCAAAATTGACTAGCTTCCAAACCACACAAGCACAACCCACAAAAGGATAAAACATAAAAGGCCAAAACTTTCATACATCTTAACCCTATAAGTTGGACAGGAGTGACCTTATTTTAGGGACTGAAAGTAACAGAGATTGAATCAAAAGGTGGTTATAAAAAACCCTAAAAAGTTGGCCAAAAAAGGTCCCTTGTTTCATGATATGTATAATGTAGCAAGTAGCAACCCTTTTCTTGAATTTACCATCTCTTCTTTTCTCATTTGCTTTCTTGAAAGCAAGTCTCTTCTTTTTCTCTGTTTCTCAACATCTCTGCGGTGAACATGCACTTGGGTTGGTTTCATAAGCTGATCTTCCTGGTTTTACTGGTCTCTGCTGAGGAAAAACAGTTGCCCTTGTCTCAAAATGAGAGTTCCATGAGATCTGTGTCTCAGAATGAGGGTTCTGGTCTTGCCAAGGCCGTGACAGAACTGAAGCAGAGGAGACAACAAGAACAAAAACAagaacagcagcagcagcagagtGAAGCACCAGCAGTGCATTCATTGGATCAGTTCTTCGCTGGCAAACGAAGCGTGCCGAACGCTTCAGACCCTCTTCACAACCGTTGATTTTAGATCAGATTAATAAATGTTAGTGATGTTCATCAACTTCAAGTGTTTGATAAATTTAACCTTTgttgaaaaaattatatgtagaaAAAAAGCTCCTACTGTTTTCTCATGGCTTCTTTAATCATGATAGGTGAATGCTGATTATGCTGTGTAGTGATATCTCCTCGAAAATTGCACCATTAGCTTAATTTCAGTTTCTTTTGTGTCTGTTTACTTGAtttctctttttattagtaCTGTATTTTGTAAATTGCACCAACTTTACagagaatatatatactttttggcTCTAATTTCTTCTTGTGGCTCCACAAGATTGCTGTGTGTGATCTGCATGTCCCTTCTTCTCTTTCAACTTTCTTTCTCGTGACTCATTTTGGTAGAAAACTTGACTACTCCATTAGTCCAATGTTTCCTTATGAGTAAATAGGTCGAGATTTTTAGAGTTTATTGCAATGAGATAATTTGATAAGTTTGTGTGACTGAATTTTCTGTGTTTTGGTGAAGCACAGAGTTAGCGAGGTCATGCATACCTTAAAAGAAACAGACTTTGTGATAATTAGACACTCACTCAATGATCTTGTATTTGACAAGATTTGAACTCTCGAAATCGGTCATTGTTCGCTTACTTTGCTTTTTCACACGGATCAATTCTACCCCCTGTGATTCTCCAAATTTTGGTGAAGAGTTGCAGAAAGAAGCATTCACTTTCTCTCTTTACAATAAAGGGAGTAGAAACAAGTACAACTTCCGCAGATCTATATTACCTGTAAGAAGACAAAACTataaaacttattatttttctaaattttctcAGCCTGGTTGAAAAAATCCATTCTTCTAAAGTTTACTAGTATTCTTTTTACCTTGTTGTAATTACATTTTGAGCTTAAACTTACGTGGTTTTTGATTTACGAGTAACAAATTTAATCgaatcaaatattttatgctCAGTAAAGAATGAACAATGAGGTAGAAATATAcaggaaaaaagaagaaaacataCTATGCAAACAGAAGTACAAACCAAAGATTTGAACCTCTATATGTGAAAATTATACACAAATCCAGTCTGGTACCAATCTGTAGGTAAAAGGATGAAATCCTTATCAATTTTAGGGACCTTGGTTCGATCAGATAGTCCCTGCTGTTAAGTGACAATACTGGgcccatttatgggtcgagaGTGAAACACATGCGCCCATCTCTACCTAATATCATAATAAATCGCCAATTCTCTCAAAACCTGAGAGTGTTAGTGTTAGGAGCAGAGCTtatcatattgtattctaacacCGACCACATACCAACGAAACTGAACCAAGAACCAATTTCACAATGTAGCATGAGCTAACTTATCGGCCCATTACCTCCATGTTGTGGAGAAGTTGGGGGTATTCAGAGAGTAGGTTGACAACTGCAAGACGACGGAGGTTTTAGTAGAGATATATCGCGCTATGTGGGTGGCAGAGATGGTAATGAAGCTGCAGCTGAGCCTGAGGGTCTGTTATGGCCTTTGATATAGAGGTCTGTTGGCAACAATTTCTCAATTCTTAATGCAGTTGACAATTTCCATTTGTAAAGCTGTATTAATGTTTAACATCAAATTGGCTATTGCATGCTGATAAGACAAACTTACCAGCTCAAGCATGTAGTGTTAGAATATGACCAAGCTCTAGACTCTAGTTGATGTTGCGTGCCCAAACCGTCATATTATAAAGCAACAAGGACACAACAACAACAGTGTTAGCTTCCATCTAACCAACCAAATTGGATGCAAATAACTTGTTaacaaaacttaaaatattggtttgattttaattgatctaaattagataaatatattaGATCAAAATATCAGATCAAAATGAGATAATTTAATATCTATTGTGTGCACATACTGAGGACTAAGGGgcgtttggatgagtttaaaataagtgcttattgcttaaagtaaaaaagtgaagtagaagttagaagcaagttaagagtagaaattagaagcaagttaagacttataagtgataaaagtgtttggaaaataagtaggagtaatgagacaaaagctagtaatcgTAGCTTTTTTCAAATACTTCTTGTcttcttacacaaacagtacaaataagtgcttttaacttatcattcagaagccgggcttataagctcgtgccaaacacccactaaattTCCTGACTTAAAAGTCCCTGGATCTTAACAAATTGTTGTTTCACCTTTCACGCACTCTAAACTACTTATGTCTTACAGTACTATAGATTTCCGTACTTTTCACGAATGATTCGCACAAGTGCTCTAACACCATTACACCACTCGCAATATGTTTCTGAGCTACATACGTTTCACCATTTTCAATTTTACTAAAGTACTGTAACAAGGAAGTTAATTCAGTTGAGTAAAAGTAAAACTTACTCCACTCCACTTCCTCACCTGAATCAAACCTTTAAAGTCCTCACGGAACAATACCGAAAACTAAAAGTAACACATCAGtatttcaataaataaatattttagcaAAAATCACCTCACTAAACAATTTTTCCTGAGCGCCAACTCTCCCCAACAGGGTCATTGGACTTTTTTGATAGACACCTCTGACTCCGAGTAcattattatctatttaaaaatattattttaaatttcttctcctgaataaaataaatagtaattATAATCAGTTATAAAAATAGTTTTgttatgtaataaaatatttaaaattaagtataaaaattaaataatttataaaatataaaaagaaatgactaaattttgacaAATACATTTGAAAAGATTCGAATACACAAGTAACGTTTCAAAAATTCGAACACTGAATACGCCTTAAACGgacttttatattaaaataagataCTCGGATATTTCATTGTGTCCTGTAAACAGACTAACAGAGCAAgcaagagaaagagagaaacaAGAAGCCCTAAATCAGAGCCCAAATCAACAATGGCGGACACGCAAGAACAAGCCCCAAACGCCGAGATTTCGAAGTCCGAGAAGCCAAGCATCTCCTTCTCCATCTGGCCCCCTTCTCAACGCACTCGCGACGCCGTCATCTCCCGCCTCATTGAAACCCTCTCCTCCCCCTCCGTCCTCTCCAAGCGCTACGGCACGCTCCCCGAGGCGGAGGCCGCCGCCACCGCCAAGATCATCGAGGAAGAAGCCTTCGCCGCCGCATCTAGCTCCGCCGCGTCCGACGACGACGGGATCGAGATTCTCCAGGGGTACTCTAAGGAGATTAGTAAGCGGATGCTTGAGACTGTTAAGTCTAGATCTGGTGGGACCGGTGGTGAGAAGGCGAGTGAAGGACACGTGGCGGAGGAGGTGAAAGTTGAGCAGGATGAGTCGTCGGTGACGGAGAGTAATTAGGCGTTTTATTGATCTATCAGGTGCTTTCTGTTTGTTTTCATAATCGTAATCGTAATGATATGATGTTGCTATGTATGAGTATGAGTTGTGTTATTAGGATTCTATGTTTGTTATTTGTACGTTGATTATAATATGGATGATTGTTGGAAATGTGAGTTTGCGATTGTGTGTTTTTGGTAAGTATATTTATTTTACCTTTCCAATGCATAGGGTTTGTCTTTGATTAGGAGGATTGATTTTGAGATTGTGGTTAGGTAGTGGAGGCCTGAATGTCACAATTCGGGATTACTGGTCGAAAATACCACATGAGATGAGTTTGGATGTGAGACAGGATTAAAATGTCACTGTGTATTGTGAAAATAAAGAGAAGAGAAACACCAAACTATACATAATGCAGCCTGCTCATAGCCCAGGGTCTGAGGGTGTGTTGTGACTTGtgacttgtgacttgtgagcACATATTCCTAaacattttgaaaattagcATTTAGGACATGTGCATTGCAGAAGGTATGTAAACATGTGTATCACCATCACATTTTCTGAGCTGACAATTACTAGATGCCTTCAATACTTTAAATTGGAGTGTTTAGGATCAAGAAATGTGTTTTGTGGAAATGTAAGCTTAATACGGTTAATTCTAGAGAAGTAGTTGTACAAAGGAATATTCAACTTATCTAAGAACTCTAGCATCCACTCCCTTCGATATTATTAATACTAAGAATCTGAAAGTTGAATTGGCAACGGTGTTCAGCACTTGTACAAGAGTTTTGGTGACATAAAACCTTTTCCAGATCATCTTTTATAAACAAGGATGACTATCCCAATTTTAAGATACTTTTCACATTTCACCATCTTAATTTTTATAGTTGGGACGAGCATGAAGTTTTTACCTTGTATCATTTATCCCTTTATATTTAACTTTTTCACTGGGATGTAACTTTATGAGCATACTAGTCTTCTTAAGTAGCTTGATTTGAAAATCTTACTTCTTCAAAACTTGACATGTGATGAATTTTTGTTGTATGTACTAATTTAGACACTATCAACAAAGATTTAGTATGACTATAGACTGATATCTTTCAGCTTGGGTACTTTAGATATTTGTGTTGGAGAAGGGATAATGCAGAAATTAGATGCATATGATGGCACTGTACTGTTTGGGGCAGATTTTGTTTTGCAGGCAAGCTGTACTTAATATTTAACTAGGAAATTGCCTGCAACTAGTGTTCTCTAGTGTGCTACTGGACTTGCATTACCAGATAGGAGCTCTACCTTGACATGTTACTAGGACATATTAAACATTTGCTTTCGAGTTGTTTTGGTTGTAAAAACAAGTAATGTATGTCTCCTACCTCACAAATGATCATGCACTAAAGTTGGTATTTATTTAACTTCTAAGCATTTTACGGAGTGCTAGTCTGCTAGATGTGATTATGTCTCAACTCATCGGTGGTTGTAGAATTGAATGCTAGATCTCTAATACCTCATAAATGATCATGCACTAAATTCAACTTCTAAGCATTTTATGGAGTGTTAGATGTGATAATGTCTCAACTTGAAGGCGGTTGTATATTTTAACTATAGGGATGTTCTCCTACTCATTGTTTGCTGTCGATTGTGCATTATGCTAATTTGTTAATACGGAAAACAGGAGTCCCATGCTCTGCATCTTGCATGTCAATTGTGCTCTCTTTACTCCATCTGGTATTTGTTTGCATACATTGTGAATGTCTGGGTAAGGTGAAGCAGCTGCTTGAAAGTTGATTGCCTGTTTAGCAATAAATTTTGTGCCTCTTGGCTATTTAGCATTTACCTTGAGCAATAAAGATAGGCAAGCCGAGATAATTGTAAAAGAAATTGAGGTTTGTGTGGTCAGTAGTGTGTTATGACTGTCATCCATCCCAAATAAGGTcaaaaacaatttgtagatcAACTGAACTTTCTGTTATGTAGAACCTCCGAAGTGGCTAAGTGAGAAACGAAATTGAAGAAGACTGGATTTAGTTTTCTTATATCTATGAATTATGATTGTATCCTTGTTGCTTGTTTTATCACCCGCCAAGTAAAGTGggaaaaaaaaagagtgatACAGTTATTAAACTGGGGGAAACTTTTTGTTACATAAGAATATAAGATAATCTAATCGAGGAACTGATGTGAGGGCAGGAGTCATTGTTATTGTTATAGTTACTGTAGTATTATTTAAGTTACTATAACACGTGCGTCTAACCTTCTTGTCTCTGTTTcaagttaaaaatttatttaagctTCAGATAATCAATTTTAGAGAAGTAATTGTGCAGGAAACTCTACAAATCTGAATAAAAAGGTCGAACTTCATATTTGCTTATTAAAtctgaattttattttcaaaacagTAAATAACACTCTCCAAATCCGAAATCCCTCGTCTCTTGAACAGAAAATGAGGATTCCTACTAAAAGTCGAGATGTTGTTCctgtttttcttatttttttttttgttttttgtagaattgtttttctcaaaaataatctactaaaatatgaaatataagaTTTCTTCACCTTTTACATCAAGAGCTAGGAATTTACACCCTGCTCCCAGTTTTAAGcagggaggaaagcaagtgaaaagaaagtaaaattatttGACTTTCTCTCCTATTGATGCTCCTGAGTTTTTTAAAGGAATGAAGCAAGTGATAATGAgtgaaaatataacatccaaaagTGGGATGAACTCCTATTAATGCTCCTGAGTTTTTTAAAGGAACGAAGCAAATGATAATGatgaaaatataacatccaaaagTGGGATGAACGTTTTCTTTTTTAGAGAAACTTAATGTAATAAAAATGAACTTTCTTCTTTTAGTTTGAGAGTAGTCTACACAAAATTCAATCAGAGTTGAGACTTGAGAGTAGTCTAAAGAAAATTCAATTTGAGCCTCTTTTTTTTTGGTAAGGAAATTCAATTTGAGCTTAGTATAATAAAAATgaccgatttttttttttttggaacggTTTAAAGAAAATTCAATGTGAGCAATGAAATCTTTAAATATTTACCTTAACATTGCGGATTCAAAAggctaataaaataaaaagtatttaATAAGTATGTAACTTGCTCGTGTTAATTGGACATTGGATAATAATCAAATGGGATCATTTTGCTTATATTAAAGTAAGTATTTACTGTTTCTAAGTTTGAACCTATTTATaactgaaaattaattttttatttgtttgtttggatttttttgatatttacaatttattaaataatattattaatatcataataaatacgtaaattatcttttaaaatgattatatatattttataaaaccaACTTAATAATAAAAGTCATCTGAacaagttaatttttttttaatttattagatTTGGACTTATAAGTTACAAGTCAAATAAGAACttttttacataaattataaattaaatagattCTGATTTATTAGTAAggatttaaattgaataaattCTTTACACAGATTATAGATAAAATCAACTATGACcaataaattataatctaaacTCTAAAAGCCCTAATCAAAGACACAACAAATACATGATCACTTAAAAAAACTATCtcaagataattatcaaatattgaatcgatattagtttttttttccagAGATATTAGTTGTTTTAAGTAAAtgtaaaatcaattaaataatattatagagaaattttgtacttgccaatCTTTTACCATAAAGGGATCAAATCGATATTTACAGTGTTAATTTAGATTTCTCCGAAATCCGAAGTATGGGAATATTTAGTTGGGTTCATATATATAGCATAATATCATAATTCGTAACTAATGTaattattaaatcaaataaacatttgatgaGCTACACGGGCAGATCATGCATTGAGAAACGAAATTTGTTAGTCATTCAGATTTTAAACATTTGATGAGCCATGCCGGCAGATCATGCATTCTAAAACGAAATTTGTTAGTCATTCAGATTTGTGAAGTGATCAATTTCGATGAAAATATGCAGAGTATAAAATTACATTATTTATCCGCCACGAAATTATGCCCAAGTCAAGTGGAAATAATACGAGTCCACCATCCTCGTGGTTCCcgtttcaaataaaaaaactgGAACTAGCTCGTTGACATTCCGAACTCATGAAAGAGACAATCCACTGTTGAGAATTTATGAACAATTTTTTAGTGGTAACTAAAGATCTATgaacaaatcaaatattaatcttACATGCAATTGGAATAATACTTAGATCGTAGCATACATACCTGACAAAGAAACAAAAATGGAAACGGCAGTAAcctaacttttttttatatcagcTATCTGATTATAATTTTCTAAAGTATAATGTTGTAGTTGGATAAgatgaatgaatttgaaagaaacaaaatgatatttaaatgaagaattatgtataattatttttgctatttcattttttataccctatattaaataacaaacacAATTAGTTTGGAAAGGAATTCTTTATTCTTTATACTCAATTTCCCTTCAAATATTATCCTAATAATTTTGCgcttattcaaattttttcaaaactccATTTTATCTTTATCATCTCTAATAACTTTTAATTTGAGAAGTAAACACACTCGAATGATTCAATTTGTTAACAAGAACTCGAACTCACTAAACTTGATTTGATGATGATCTTTTGTACTTTAATTTAAGTTCCAACAAAAatacaatttaaataaatttatcagAGTTGATCAGAGTCGTAAATATACACAGAAACAAAAACTGTAATCAActttttcatattatttgtcAGGATCTAAGCACAGGAGTACAATATACAATCTTTCCACAGGGTAGGTATCAATTACTGCATGCACCTTTGTGCAACAATATAAACtttgaataaatcaataaaaaaacgTATAATCAAACCATGTATCTAATGGTGAAAAAAAAAGAGACTTTGAGAAGCCAGCTATCTAATGTCCTGGGCCTCTTTTGCTAGGTCCAGAAGCCAATTTGAACAACAAGCTCCTTATGCTGCTCTCTACGCTGCTTTCATCACTACTTGAATTATTATGATCAGCAGAAGCTACGCCGAACTGAGTCATTCCCATGGAGTTCGCTCCTTCACCGGGTTGATCACATCCCTCTGCTATCGTTGATCGCAAGGCTCGACATTCGATAGCTCCTAGCTGCGAAATGGCGAGCACAATGACTATTCCAAACACCAGCCAAAAACTCAAACTCGAACTCGAACGTCTGCTTGCCATTATACAATAATATTCTTCTTTGTTAAAAATCACGGAAATACACGAAtacgaaaattaaaaattacgtaAGTACACGAATACGAGAATCAGAGATCACGGAAGTGCAAGAATACGAAAATTTATATGCGGGTCTTGTAGATGTGAGATTGTATGAATTGAGGAAGCAGATGAGGCAGAGTGGTTCTATATATAGGGAGATGCGAGGAGAGCTGTATAAATGTGTTGACTTGTTCCGCAAGCTAGACGATATTACGATGTGAACGTATATCGGCCCGTGTATTCGTGGCCAAGACCAAGGACCAGCGAGTTGGAAAGCGGGGGCATGAGCTTTTACTTTGAAAAATCTGGCTTCTTGACTCTTTGTTGTGGGTCGAATTTGACATTTCAAGCGATTCCAAATTTCGTTTTGTCACTTGCGTGTAGTTTATTCTTGTGCCTTTATACCAACTCCCTTTTTGTGGTTAAGTTTGTACCAACTCCTTTTAATTATCTACACTTGCTGTGAAAAATCAAGTCCAAGTAGCTAGCTAGTTAGACGTGAAACAGTTTTTCCTTGTTGCGAGAAGAGTCAAAACGGGCTGTGTACATTTCTATCCTAACAAAAGAAATCTTTTCCAATCCCTGACCAGGATAAGTTCACGGACATAGAACCCTTCTGCCTACgcctgtaaatggatcggatatccgatccgacccgacccgatccgtggttaaataaatggatatggatccttatcaaaaaaatccgatctgctaataatccgatccgataataatccggtCCGATAAAGAATGATATGGATATGAtcaaatccgatctgttaacgatccgatccgattcatacttaactatattatatattatatattatatattatattgtattataatataatataatatattattattaatatatcacatacaaaataaaaaaatctaaagatacaagacaaaaccttaaatcatattttcttataatcgaTCAGCCACTCCTAATTCTTGACATGGCTCTCACTCTTGTTATCCGATTTATCTAATAATCACTCTTTTTTTATGTAGAGTGAGTATAAACACAGGAGCTAACTCTTCCATTTAAAACCTCCTCAATCACATGGTTCCGtatttaaaacatatttatcgattttaatcctTATCAATAGAGGAGCAAATCATAATTTACTTCCTCCAAAagtattaagcaacttatttattatttttttatttacttgattaattatgtgttgaagtttttataggaacaaccaacaaagtttttattaaatactgctttattagtttttttttacctattacgctaaagtttatgtattaatatagctagaaaatatcatcttttttttgtatgaaagttaaaacattgttcacggtgaaaaaatatatttcataatttttagtggatcggggctccgatccgattatccatgatccgagtggaccggatatggattgacttgtaaaatatccgactcctgatccgatccgatccgaatccgataaatttaaatggattaggatatggatttagctagatccgatccaaatccgatccgtttacaggCCTACTTCTGCCCCGGTTTCTCGGGGTCAATTTTTCGGGCAGGTGTATATCAATTCGAACTCGAAAAAATTCCgaattttcaatatattaacTACTTCGAGATCAAAATTTTATCGGTCGAAAATACATCATCTGACAAAATCGGATTCTCGTTTTTATCAATTCGACATTGAAAAATAGTTTATGCATGAAATtgagtataattttttataaaatgacttatgttaaattttgattgaaatgAGTTTCTGTATTCATGACATAAATAGCATCAATTAAAACAACTCATCTGAATTATCTATGCAAAAATTTGTACTTAATTTTATGCATGTTGTACCGCTCTTCTAAATTTTCTGaataatcaattttaaataatttattactgAAACTTCTCATGATAATTATACactcatattatattattttaaaacattaTTATGTAATGTAATCCGATTCGAATTCGAATCCAGTAAAATAAGCCAGGTTTGACACCGGCGCATCGACGGAGCTCGGGCGTGATCAATTTACCTAGAACATGTTATCTGCAGACCTGCGGAGGTAGTTAGATACACACAGGTACGATCAAACGCGTAACAAGATGATTTACATCTGTCCCGCGTCTCTATTGTCTGGGATGATTTTCTTGGTAGGTTCTCTAACTAATATTATACGATTATATCTTACTACTACTGGTGAGTTACTACCGCTCGTATTAATTATACGAAGAAAGTGATCCGCAAAGAAATTAGCTGGCACTCTGTCTAAAGGACAGGGCAGCTGGGCAGTTGAGAGAATGTCATTTTTGTATCATGCAAAGCTAATCTTTTGAACTGTACGTATGTGTACCTCATTTTTGTACAAGACGGTGGAAACTATAAAGTTCTAATGTCATCCTTTATTTAACAAGACGGTGCAAATTTCGATTTCAATTCTTCACGGTGCATGACAGAaccgataataataataatatactaataaatttatcatattGACGCATACAAATTCGTCACGCAtatattatagatatataacaaaataagttTTGTTTTACCACGTAATGTCCAGAGCCCGCCTTCCTTGATGTTATGGTCCTGCCAGCGGATAGCAGGTCTAACAGGGATGCTCGAGTCAACGCTAGAAGTGGTGTTGGGATATAGAAGGAGCGCTCGCAGCTAAACATGATTgattttcatcattttttcttgtttatatCATAATCTAAATTATTTGCAGTTAAACCTCTTTTCGAATTTTAAcctttctttataaaatttacttttaagCTGTATTAATGTATTACGTGAAAATTACTAATCATAAATACTTTTTCATATACATGAAACCTCCCTTGTAAGTTGCCATGAATTTCTCGATTCGGTGATATATGGGCCTATCTGATTTGTTAGTTGTTCTTGCCTGCTCCAGctagggctgtaaaatgatcccggtgatcccgggtacccctctgctcaggtactggatcatattatttttagtttgtccagatttgggtccgggatcgttttattcgggtataaaccgatcccgggtattt of the Daucus carota subsp. sativus chromosome 4, DH1 v3.0, whole genome shotgun sequence genome contains:
- the LOC108217673 gene encoding MFP1 attachment factor 1, coding for MADTQEQAPNAEISKSEKPSISFSIWPPSQRTRDAVISRLIETLSSPSVLSKRYGTLPEAEAAATAKIIEEEAFAAASSSAASDDDGIEILQGYSKEISKRMLETVKSRSGGTGGEKASEGHVAEEVKVEQDESSVTESN